The following coding sequences are from one Malania oleifera isolate guangnan ecotype guangnan unplaced genomic scaffold, ASM2987363v1 ctg494, whole genome shotgun sequence window:
- the LOC131147200 gene encoding uncharacterized protein LOC131147200, whose translation MRIILQRGRLTAAAAGGVAPLLRPPSNPNPAPRSLSFRARTPITHFIASLSPSLLFSSSRMADAACATISSLSTVCPDDPAPLVSFALSPSSALKIQKGDITKWFVDGSSDAIVNPANERMLGGGGADGAIHRAAGPELHAACYNVPEVQPGIRCPTGEARITFGFKLPASHVIHTVGPIYDMDSNPEASLKNAYRNSLRVAKENNIQYIAFPAISCGVYRYPFDEAARVAVSSVTEFANEFKEVHFVLFLDEIYNAWVEKAKEILKN comes from the exons ATGAGAATCATCCTCCAACGGGGACGACTCACTGCTGCCGCTGCTGGTGGAGTGGCTCCACTTCTTAGACCTCCCTCCAACCCGAACCCTGCTCCAAGATCTCTCTCCTTCCGCGCTCGAACCCCAATCACACACTTCATCGCTTCCCTATCCCCATCgcttctcttctcttcctctaGAATGGCCGACGCCGCCTGCGCTACGATTTCCTCGCTATCTACTGTTTGCCCCGATGATCCCGCTCCACTCGTTTCGTTCGCGTTGTCTCCCTCCTCTGCTCTCAAAATCCAGAAAGGAGACATCACCAAGTGGTTCGTCGACGGCTCTTCTGATGCTATC gTTAATCCAGCAAATGAGCGAATGCttggaggtggtggtgcagatgggG CCATACATAGAGCTGCTGGTCCAGAACTTCACGCTGCTTGCTACAATGTCCCGGAAGTGCAACCTGGAATTCGCTGCCCTACCGGAGAAGCAAGGATTACCTT TGGTTTTAAATTGCCTGCATCCCATGTAATTCATACGGTTGGGCCCATTTATGACATGGACAGTAACCCTGAAGCTTCTCTGAAAAATGCATACAG GAACAGCTTAAGGGTGGCTAAAGAGAATAATATTCAATACATTGCTTTTCCTGCCATCTCTTGTGGTGTTTATCG GTATCCTTTTGATGAAGCTGCCAGGGTAGCCGTATCTTCAGTTACTGAGTTTGCAAATGAGTTCAAAGAG GtgcattttgttttgtttttggatGAGATTTACAATGCTTGGGTGGAAAAAGCAAAGGAGATACTGAAGAATTGA